The Salvelinus fontinalis isolate EN_2023a chromosome 34, ASM2944872v1, whole genome shotgun sequence region ACCCTGGCTATTCACTTCCCTGGGGATTTCACTCCCGAAGTGCACATTGCTGTGGATAAATTCCTTGCAGCTTTGTCCGCTGCCCTGGCTGACAAATACAGATAAATTGTAGTTCAGTTCCTGAGCTGTTGTTATCACAATAAAATAAACGGGCAATGAATTAAGTTATGTTCTGTTTTTGTGTCCTTATTCCCCCATATTTCACCATCAAGGTCATAtttgaatgttatatatatttgaACAACAGACTAAATACAGTAGAttcacacatttaaaaaaaatggaatgaCAAAGGAATGAAGACATAATAAAATAATGGTGCTTTCATTTTTACTAGCTCTATGTTGTTTCCCATCATTTTGTCTAGCCTATCTAATACGTGTAACATTTATTTTGATGAATGTGGAGTAGTTGCTGAATGGGATACTACTAGAGACAGCATAGGCACAATGAAAACCTTGAGATGGATGGTATTTATTTCACATGAATTTTACATTTTAAATTAGGATTCTTTTGAGTATTTTGTCACTTGTATCGGGGTAAAATCAACGTGTAATTTGTAACAAGATAATTCAGAGAATGGTTTTTAGTATTTTCAATGTAGTGAATTTGGTCCAAAATTGGGAAGTGGACTCGACTTTGAAAGCGAACACGTTGCTTAACTGAAAGTCCTGCGCAATCTAAAAAACGTACGTGTTGTTTGGTTGGCACAACTGCTGGGCTGCCGGCGTTTGGTATTTAGTTAGGTAGTTTTCTTTAAAAAGAGCAGTGTTGgctgatgctgggttattggtgctgggctATTGAGATTTATAAAATGGGTGGTTCGagacctgaatgctgattggataacagccgtggtatatcagaccctataccactatgacaaaacatgtatttttactgctctaattacgttgctaaccagttaataatagcaataaggcacctcggggtttgtgatatatggccaatacaccacgctaaaggctgtatccaggcactccgcaatgCATAAGAACAGGGAACAGGACATAGCcgttgtacagttgaagtcggaagttacatacacttaggttggagtcattaaaactcgtttttcaaccaatccacacatttcttgttaacaaactatagttttggcaagtcggttaggacatctactttttgcatgacacaagtcattttttcaacaattgtttacaaacagattatttcacttataattcactgtatcacaattccagtgggtcagaagtttacatacactaagttgactgtgtctggAAAATTACATAAAATGATgacatggttttagaagcttctgagaggctaattgacatcatttgagtcaattggaggtgtacctgtggatgtatttcaaggcctacgttcaaactcagtgcctctttgcttgacatcataggaaaatcaaaagaaatcagccaagacctcagaattttttttatccttggtagcaatttccaaatgcctgaaggtaccacggtcatctgtacaaacaatagcacgcaagttaaaacaccataccgctcaggaaggagacgcgttctgtctcctagagattaacgtactttggtgcaaaaagtgcaaatcaatcccagaacaaaagcaaaggaccttgtgaagatgttggaggaaacaggtacaaaagtatctatatgcacagtaaaacgagtcctttatcgacataacctgaaaggtcgctcagcaaggaagaagccactgctccaaaaccaccataaaaaagccagactacggtttgcaactgcacattgggacaaagatcatactttttggagaaatgtcctctggtctgatgaaacaaaaatagaactgtttggccataatgaccgtcgttatgttttgaggaaaaagggggatgcttgcaagccgaagaacaccatcccaacctgaagcacaggggtggcagcatcatgttgtgggtgtgctttgctgcaggagggactagtgcacttcacaaaatagatgacatcatgacggaggaaaattatgtggatatattgaagcaacatctcaagacatcagtcaggaagttaaagcttggtcgcaaatggctctttcaaatggacaattaccccaagcatacttccaaagttgtggcaaaatggcttaaggacaacaaagtcaaggtattggagtggccatcacaaagccctgacctcaatcctatagaaaatttgtgggcagaactgaaaaagcatgtgcgagcaaggaggcctacaaacctgactcagttacaccagctctgtcaggaggaatgggccaaaatgcacccaatttattgtgggaaggttgtggaaggctacctgaaacgtttgacccaagttaaacaatttaaaggcaatgctaccaaatacgaattgagtgtatgtaaactgggaatgtgatgaaagaaataaaagctgaaataaatcattctctctactattattctgacatttcacattcttaaaataaagtggtgatcctaactgacctaagacatggcatttttactaggattgaacGTCAccaattgtgaaaactgagtttaaatgtatttggctaaggtgtatgtaaacttccgagttcaactgtatattggccatataccacacccttattgcttaaattacccagtgggtcagatcAGAAGTTTGGAGACGTAGTTTAGGGGTGTGGCTTTCCGATAATTATGTTTAACCACCATGAGAGTTAATGTCATTCTTGTTAATCTGTCTGTTGTGTAGTTATCACATGTTAAGGTTGAACATTCACTTTTTTTATCTTCAATGAGGCTTAGAGAAGTGTATGAGTTCCCTTAAAGCCTATGCAAATCACATTGTTGGGATAAATACCACCTTATTATAATATGTAATACATAATCTGAATATTCTAGAAGAATCTTTCAAATGCACACATTTAAAAAACTcttaaatgtaactaaatgtaatctAAAATGTAATCTACATAATCCCCCAAAATAATGATTTATCATGAGAGGGCCAAAAACAATAGTAATACTGCATACTCCAAGAAATGTTAACATCTCCCCTTTCTGTTAAACGTAGTTATAcattgctgaggtgtagtcacttttgagaacacaagctcaagtacaaaGTACAAATATGATACAAATATGAAAACATTAAATATTTATATGATGTATTTCCTGTTCaacaaaacagtatgaataagACTTCAAATTACTTATATGCTTTCTAAAATGACtaactataagatttcaccttccttTTAActataaaatacatatttgtatatACAATgttagagaaaatgtgcatattttctaaagGTCTCTCTTGATCCAAATGTCTTCCCCCATTGCTGTGAATGTCTCACAGAACTCTTCCTGAACTAATTAGGAATTCGACTTTCATCTCATTTTAATCTGGTCCATCTATGACAAACAGAAAGTGGTTTTCGTTTGAATTATATGAATTATTTAAGATTACTGTCTATCAATCGATCTCTAAATGTGCTACAGCGACGAGACCACTATATCATGTTACTTTATGATGTAGGGATTCCAGGTATATGCGTTGTTAGTTGTTAGTGGCTGTGACAtagggttcagccaggagttgatggacagtgAATTGATgcaataaataatatatataggcCTTTTTTACCCTCCAATTCCGTTATATCAAATTGGTAGTAGCAGTCTTGTCCCGTCACTGCAACTTCCATACTACAGATCCGAGttcgcatggctctcgaccttcacctcgcctctagcactgcgctgtgccttagaccgctgcgccactccggAGGCCGCAATAATACTTGCAGCTCTATTTTGTATTTTATCGGATTTGTTTGAATAAAGCTCTGCATCAGTTGCCCTCGTTTTGCAAGACGGCGCGATCTGTCACATTGCTCTGGATAAGTCCGGTGATGGTGAGGGCAAGGCTCCAAAATCATATTTTAAATGGATTGTGTTAGGCTACTCAAGTAATGTGTTGAAAAtaatttcacatgattgggctaTGACGTTTAAAATGTTGCTAAAAAGATTGACTTAAATGGGCTTTTAGGTCCAAAAATTGTAAAAGCATTTGTTGACAGTGGATTGCAGTCATTCTAAGGAACTACATATTTAAATatctaaaacaaagaaaataaatattttaaaataCTGTAGTTATCAGATTACAATTAGCAAACATTATGTGatggtcggcaggtagcctagtggttaagagtgttgttAACCGAAAGGTCGTGCGTGCCATTGAGTACTTAACTCTAATTCAGCagactctctggataagagcgtctgctaaatgtaaaaCATGTGATCGCCTGTCCACGTTTTAGgaaatcatttatttttcaaactTGAAAATGTGTAGGCAAGGCATCGCTTATTTGAATCCACTGGAGGTCTAACTAGAACCCATTTGCCATCATTGCAATTGCAGGAGAGCATTTTCCATAAAAAACAATACTTCAAAAAGATAAAtgcttttaaatgtattttattcatTTCAATATGTGTCGCTATGGCACAGCTTCCAGCCTAACAGACTGGAGTTGGAGTGTCATCTCTCTTCCATATTGATGCTGTCGAGTGATGCGCTAGTGGTACTGTCTGCCAAGAGCGGACACAACGACAGCCAGGAACTTCTGGAAGGCTTCCTGAGTATCAGCACTGAAAACGGCGGGACCGAGCTTGGCCGCCACGCACACGGTGATGCAGTCGGCGAGGAGCTGTGGAGAGTGGACGGTAAAGGAACCAGATGGAGAATGTAATATTTGAATAAGCTTTACATCGGCTCATAACGCTATTTAATTTATAAGAcgatatatttttgtattttgtttcagTTTGCTAAAGTGTAATACTCACCCTGAAGTTATCGGGATCCACGTGCAGTTTCTCGGAGTGCATCACACTCAGTGCAGTATAGGTGTTCTTGATGTCATCCAGGTTCTGCACAGCTCTGTCCAGTCCGTGCATCACGGTCTTTCCGTGCTTGGCCACGGCGGGGTTACCCATGATGGCAGCGGGTGTGGACAGGTTGCCGAAGGTGCTGAAGTGTCTCTGAGTCCATGGAGACACGATCAGAAGTCTAAAAAGAAATAAAACAGGCTGCCATTAAAATTATACTTCACAATCAATATGGTCTGTATCGCACCAAAGGTGAACAACGCGGTTTCTAACTACGCAATTAGTGCTAAATAGTCTAGGTAGCCTATTATCGTGTTATTATTTAATGATGTCTACATAAATATTATAAGAATGTACCTGGCCAGGGCCTGGGGTCCGATCTCATCCACGCTGATCTTTCCCCACAGGCCTACGATGGCACTGCGCTCAGCATCTGTCCAGTCGACCATGTTGACGTTTGTTTGTTGATTTCCGTTGGTACTTGCAAAATGTTACAATGGATTCCTGAACTGTTTGTCTCCTGGGACTTCCAATTTATTGATGTTCAGTATCTCCGCCCTGAACAGAACACAGAAAATGATTGGATGAACGTCTTGAGGGGGCAAGGTCCTCGAGTGTGTCACATATCGGCATTGTGCCAACTTCATCCCACCTTTAAAGATAATGCTTGGTCATTTAGGCGTTTCCAAATTCTAATGATTATGGATGGAATAAACAAGTCATGATTAGCCTCCATCGGCATTTTTGTCAAAATGTAGTTATTgacatagccttgttctgttcaatgttctctacataCTGCATACTTAATACTCCAATTCATATTGTTAAGTTCAAAATAATATCTAACACCACTCAAACCAATGAAGGTTCGGAACTTTAATGCCAATTATCTCAGGATAGAACCTTATTTAGCACAAAATTCTCTTTTAATTTATCGTTGTAATATTCACATTGAATTGCAATATTATCTTTATAAAATGCTAATTATTGATGTAAGTGTTTATTTAGGGTCtcgtttaaaaaaaagaaaagcctCGATTGGGAGTAAACTATTAAAGAAAGAGCATGACTCAATGTGTTTTATCTTCATATTCAGACGGCCCCACCCATTTGAAAGTTCCATATTTCTGGTCTTTTTGAATGATTAATCGAAATGTCAGTTGGTGACTAGTCGTTTTATAGGCCTTCATCAGGGGAATTGATACGTTCTAACTGGACACTATTCAATGTGGATGTTAGCCTATTTCATTCAATGAAACTACAGCTTTTTGTTTAACTCCACTGAAATACAATGCACGTAACCTATATATTGTTACAATGTTTAGTGATAGGCCTAGGCTACGCTTTGCAACCAAAACAAAAACTTTCCGATTATCAGGTCTATACTTTGTCTCAGTATTTATGTGTTAACTGTGAATATTGACTACATAGGCCAAATTGGATATAAGCCAACACGTCTTGATTTGGTTGCTAGTTGCCAATCCAATCACGTTGCAACTATTTGTCAGTGTTgcggaagctactctgaaaataaaaTTGACCAGGTTagcaattacttcacactggaagaagataagctacactaaagctaccccTAAGAAAAATATTAAGGTACAATGGCAAAGTAGTTCACTATTCAAACTACTTCGTAAAAAATGATCATATGTAAATCTGAAATGTAATAGAGTAAAAACTGTAAGTCAGAGAACGTTGGGGTAAAATGTTGACAGTGTGTATTTTAGCCTATTAGCAGAAAAACTATGTTTCAAGTCAGAATTAGGCAGGTCTAATGCACCAAAAAGGTAAATGATTGCCTACTTCatccatattttattttatttagcaaAAAAAGtcgtgtgtagttccagtagttagctgctACATGGGGAAAAAAAGTAGTTAACTACTGAAAACCCTAACTCGATTTAAATGTAGTTCAACtcccaccaagctactgcaaaatgtagttaaattactagttgaactacatgtagtccactactccccaacactgcctTGTGTACAGAATCACATAGCCTTTACTCACCAATGAGTATTGGCAATTTTAGACCGTTTGACTAAACCTTAACTGTAAAGAAAATATTGAGGTATTTAGTGTTTCAAAAAAACTTTGTTATTCAgtctaaataaaataaatacatgcaATGTTATGACAGCATTTTTACAAACGAAATAGATTATGTGCACTTGTCATATTTTGGACATTACACGAATTGGCTCAGTTCCATAACATATTAAAAAAACATGAATCATGTCTTGGAAAAATGCCCAATGAGGGGAGGAGCCGAGATTACATCGGGGTGTGCCTTTTCTTGTGCCTCAATAAAAACAGCCTCTGAGAAGTCTGTGCTCACACGCTTCTTTTCTCAGCATCTTCATTTAAGTGGGTTAACGGACAAGACAGCTATGAGTCTCTCAGCCAAGGACAAAGCCAACGTGAAGGCCATCTGGGGCAAGATCCTCCCTAAATCCgatgagattggagaaca contains the following coding sequences:
- the LOC129833108 gene encoding hemoglobin subunit beta-4, yielding MVDWTDAERSAIVGLWGKISVDEIGPQALARLLIVSPWTQRHFSTFGNLSTPAAIMGNPAVAKHGKTVMHGLDRAVQNLDDIKNTYTALSVMHSEKLHVDPDNFRLLADCITVCVAAKLGPAVFSADTQEAFQKFLAVVVSALGRQYH